The Brachionichthys hirsutus isolate HB-005 chromosome 1, CSIRO-AGI_Bhir_v1, whole genome shotgun sequence genome has a window encoding:
- the dhcr7 gene encoding 7-dehydrocholesterol reductase produces MESSRRRTQCSDNGRRPEHREQLGQWGRAWEVDWFSLICVLGLLCFAPFIVFYFVMACDQYRCAISQPLFELLRGETAPLSIWARTAPFTWSAARMYAAWVAFQAFLCVCVPDVSHKFIPGYVGGVQDGARTPAGLVNKYEVNGLQCWVITHALWAANALYFNWFLPTVIFDNWIPLMWCANILGYAVSTFAFIKAYLFPTNSEDCKFTGNVFYDYMMGIEFNPRLGKWFDFKLFFNGRPGIIAWTLINLSHMAKQQEVHGHVTNSMILVNVLQAIYVLDFFWNEAWYLKTIDICHDHFGWYLGWGDCVWLPYLYTLQGFYLVYHPVQLSQGHALTVLLLGLIGYYVFRSTNHQKDLFRRTEGSCSIWGKRPTYIESSYRSTDGATHRSKLLTSGFWGVARHFNYTGDLMGSLAYCAACGFEHALPYFYIAYMTILLVHRCVRDEHRCSSKYGKDWRRYTDAVPYRLIPWVF; encoded by the exons ATGGAGTCCTCCAGGAGACGAACCCAGTGCAGTGACAATGGGAGGAGGCCCGAACACAGGGAGCAGCTGGGGCAGTGGGGGAGAGCATG GGAGGTGGACTGGTTTTCCCTGATCTGTGTGCTCGGTCTCCTTTGCTTCGCCCCGTTCATTGTCTTCTACTTTGTGATGGCCTGTGACCAGTACCGGTGCGCCATCAGCCAGCCGCTGTTTGAGTTGCTCCGAGGAGAGACGGCACCGCTCTCCATCTGGGCTCGGACAGCCCCCTTCACCTGGTCGGCTGCTCGCATGTACGCTGCCTGGGTGGCCTTTCAG GCcttcctgtgcgtgtgtgtccctgATGTGTCTCATAAGTTTATTCCTGGGTATGTCGGTGGAGTTCAGGATGGAGCACGGACTCCTGCTG GCCTGGTTAATAAGTATGAGGTCAATGGGCTGCAGTGCTGGGTCATCACGCACGCCCTATGGGCTGCCAATGCCCTCTATTTCAATTGGTTTCTGCCCACGGTCATCTTTGACAATTGGATCCCCCTGATGTGGTGCGCCAACATCCTGGGCTATGCCGTGTCAACGTTCGCGTTTATAAAGGCTTACCTTTTCCCCACAAACTCTGAAGATTG CAAGTTCACAGGGAACGTCTTCTACGATTATATGATGGGCATTGAGTTCAACCCACGCCTTGGCAAGTGGTTTGATTTCAAGCTTTTCTTTAATGGCCGACCCGGCATCATCGCCTGGACTCTAATCAATCTGTCCCATATGGCCAAGCAGCAGGAAGTGCACGGCCACGTCACCAACTCCATGATCCTTGTCaatgtgctgcag GCCATTTATGTGTTGGACTTCTTCTGGAATGAGGCCTGGTACCTGAAGACCATTGATATCTGCCATGATCACTTTGGCTGGTATCTGGGCTGGGGCGACTGTGTCTGGCTGCCGTACCTCTACACACTGCAG GGCTTTTACCTGGTGTATCATCCGGTCCAGCTCTCACAGGGCCACGCCCTGACTGTCCTGCTGCTCGGTCTCATTGGTTACTACGTCTTCCGATCCACCAACCACCAGAAGGACCTGTTCCGTCGCACCGAGGGCTCCTGTTCCATCTGGGGAAAGAGGCCAACGTACATCGAGTCCTCCTACCGCTCGACTGATGGCGCCACCCACCGCAGCAAGCTCCTGACCTCCGGTTTCTGGGGAGTGGCACGTCACTTCAACTACACCGGCGACCTGATGGGGTCGCTGGCCTACTGTGCCGCCTGTGGCTTTGAACACGCACTGCCATACTTCTACATTGCTTACATGACCATCCTGCTGGTCCACCGCTGTGTGCGTGATGAACATCGTTGCAGCAGCAAGTATGGAAAGGACTGGAGACGCTACACGGATGCTGTCCCTTACCGGCTCATCCCTTGGGTGTTCTAA